CTTAATATTCGCATCTTCCAGTATCTTCAGCAAACGATTTTTTTCAGAGCTTACCTGCCCAACCAGTTTCTTTTTATACCGGAACAGATCACGTAATTCACGTATGTCTCTTGGCGGTATAAAGCTTCGTTTCAAAAGACCGCTCAACAGCAATTTGGCTATCCATGAACTATCCGCTTTATCTGTCTTGCGACCGGGTACATTTTTCATGTGCCGGGCATTGACAAGAAGAATATCAAAATTGGATTCCAATATATTGTATACTGGTTTCCAATACACCCCGGTGCTTTCCATCGCAACATGCGTAATGCCTGCCTGTTTTAACCAATCTCTCAATTCTGTCAAAGAACTTGTAAAGGTGGTAAAGGTTCGTGTTTCTGCTTTTATCTCTTTACCTTTAATTGTGGCTACCATTGTTTCCTTATGCACATCCAGTCCGCAACCTCGTTCAACTATTTGTTCGTATTCTACTTTTTCTGTTTCCATGATGCTATAAAGTTTTTGATTATAGCACCAAAGTTAAATGTTCATTCCTCTTTGTGTTTATTAAATCATGAATGCTTCATTTGTGTATAATTTTTAAGTTACCATTTGTCAGATGGAATACGCCATATTTATGTCCATTTGGTATGCCGAAGGTATATGGCTATTTCATGAGTATGAATTGTTATTTGACGGATAATATTTATTTCAAAAAATTTCCCTGAAAAAAAGCCATGTAGTCACTGATATTTTTTGCTTTATAGAACACCGGGAAGTTTTCGGAAGAAATAACAAACGTTTTTAATTTCGCTGCATCAAGGTCTGAAAAAATTTCTTTTTTATCTTTTGATATCAGATTGTAATAGGTCATGGCTTTTTCTTTGCCGACAAATGATTTCACACTTATCATTTGCTTTCCTGCGTCCAATAAAATATTTTCAATGAATAAATTATCCAAACTATAATACTCGGAGTTAATGTCTGAAAGCTCGATCTTTATTTTGTTGATGTCAATTGGCCCGTCATATACAAAAATCCAGTAATATTCAGCATCCTTGTTATACAGGTATTGAACAGCATTGTTAATCAGGCTGTCTTTTTTGGTATCCGAGAGCCCGTCTTTTTGTTTTTTGATCAGGTCAAGATATTCCTGGGCCTTGTCTTTCACTTCGTCTTTTGGATATTTGATCACGATACGTGTCA
The Bacteroidota bacterium DNA segment above includes these coding regions:
- a CDS encoding transposase: METEKVEYEQIVERGCGLDVHKETMVATIKGKEIKAETRTFTTFTSSLTELRDWLKQAGITHVAMESTGVYWKPVYNILESNFDILLVNARHMKNVPGRKTDKADSSWIAKLLLSGLLKRSFIPPRDIRELRDLFRYKKKLVGQVSSEKNRLLKILEDANIK